One window from the genome of Rariglobus hedericola encodes:
- a CDS encoding ExbD/TolR family protein: MSGSFGGQSAGGAKKARIEIIPLIDVIFFLLATFVLFTLSLDKIQSVPVDLPQATPAARPITEDDLVVLQISEPGTAYWNRELISSTEIPRRLLDYKATVPAPRVLVSGDDKARYGDAVLALDEVRKAGITVSIETAFRATGR, translated from the coding sequence ATGTCTGGCTCATTTGGAGGACAATCTGCAGGCGGCGCCAAAAAAGCGCGCATCGAGATCATTCCGCTCATCGACGTGATCTTCTTCCTGCTGGCCACGTTCGTCCTCTTCACTCTCTCGCTGGATAAAATCCAATCCGTCCCCGTGGATCTTCCGCAAGCCACGCCCGCGGCCCGTCCGATCACTGAGGACGATCTGGTTGTTCTGCAAATCTCCGAGCCCGGCACCGCGTATTGGAACCGGGAACTCATTTCCTCGACCGAGATTCCGCGCCGCTTGCTCGACTACAAAGCAACCGTCCCCGCGCCGCGCGTCCTCGTTTCCGGTGACGACAAAGCCCGTTACGGCGATGCCGTTCTTGCACTCGACGAGGTTCGCAAGGCTGGCATCACCGTCTCCATCGAAACCGCCTTCCGCGCCACCGGCCGCTGA
- a CDS encoding MotA/TolQ/ExbB proton channel family protein has translation MPTSLFFAFLMGQTPMELFTHGGPIMWPILIVSFLAITVVVERTIFLFRESSSREPEVVEKMLEYVETRDTASAVALGAKSSDYVARILVYALTHKEHSLPNAFMRAANRELARFQQGMAWLDTCITAAPLLGLLGTVTGMMATFSVLSGGGDLSASTGAITGGVGEALIATACGLVIAILGLFPYNVLSARIEAAKHDISDASNALEVIIKKADACNDCPATIASIRAPAAPSPRA, from the coding sequence ATGCCAACCTCTCTCTTCTTCGCGTTTCTGATGGGACAAACTCCGATGGAGCTCTTCACCCACGGTGGTCCGATTATGTGGCCCATTTTGATCGTCTCCTTTCTGGCGATCACCGTCGTCGTGGAACGCACGATTTTTCTTTTTCGCGAGAGCTCCAGCCGTGAGCCCGAGGTAGTCGAAAAGATGCTCGAATACGTCGAAACCCGTGACACCGCCAGCGCCGTGGCCCTCGGCGCCAAGAGCAGCGATTATGTCGCCCGCATCCTCGTTTACGCCCTCACGCACAAAGAGCACTCCCTGCCCAACGCCTTCATGCGCGCCGCCAACCGCGAGCTCGCCCGTTTTCAGCAAGGCATGGCGTGGCTCGACACGTGCATCACCGCCGCCCCGTTGCTCGGTTTGCTCGGCACCGTCACGGGCATGATGGCCACGTTCAGCGTTCTTAGCGGTGGTGGCGATCTCAGTGCCAGCACAGGCGCGATTACCGGCGGCGTCGGCGAAGCCCTTATCGCCACCGCCTGTGGTCTCGTTATCGCGATTCTCGGCCTGTTCCCTTACAACGTCCTCAGTGCACGCATCGAGGCCGCCAAGCACGATATCTCGGATGCATCCAACGCCCTCGAGGTCATCATCAAGAAGGCCGATGCGTGCAACGACTGCCCGGCCACCATCGCCTCAATCCGCGCGCCCGCCGCTCCTTCGCCCCGCGCATGA
- the typA gene encoding translational GTPase TypA, whose product MNQNIRNIAIIAHVDHGKTTLVDQLLKEGGVYRANQAVEVRAMDSMDLEKEKGITIKAKNTSVHWQGKIVNILDTPGHADFGGEVERALRMVDGVLLVIDSYDGPQAQTRFVLRKALAHGLKVVIVINKIDRPNADPVKMYDKVLELLMELEATEEQFDAPVVYGSGRDGYMMYKLGDEKKDMTPLFQTIIDHVPPPFAKPEEPFHMLVSNIDWSDYVGRIAVGKILGGVIKVGDPMFVIRHNEPGKKVRTKVTKIFEFTGLGQREVEQAHAGNIVGLAGFEDVDIGDTLDVREDGHALPFTQIDPPTLEMQFSVNDGPLVGQEGKLVTSRQIRERLMRELKTNVSIYIDDAERAGVFNVKARGTMQVAVLVETMRREGFEMLVSRPTVIEKIVDGARHEPYETVWVEVPDECVGSIMQNLANRKGQLTNMEKLTATTMIEATITTRGLIGLEIDVINATSGRGITSHLFKEYGPYAGEVLTRMTGVITATEAGETTTYALLMVQERGKLFIGPGEQVFEGMIVGENPRNEDISCNAVREKALTNFRSQGSGVATGLIPAAKMSLERALEYIASDELLEVTPKNLRLRKRILNTGERLKAKKSGK is encoded by the coding sequence ATGAACCAGAACATCCGCAATATCGCCATCATCGCACACGTCGACCATGGCAAAACCACGCTCGTTGACCAGCTCCTCAAAGAGGGCGGCGTCTATCGCGCCAATCAGGCCGTTGAGGTCCGCGCCATGGACTCCATGGACCTCGAAAAAGAAAAGGGCATCACGATCAAGGCCAAGAACACCTCTGTTCACTGGCAGGGTAAAATCGTCAACATTCTCGACACGCCCGGCCACGCCGACTTCGGCGGCGAAGTTGAGCGCGCCCTCCGCATGGTGGACGGCGTTCTCCTCGTCATCGATTCCTACGACGGTCCCCAGGCTCAGACCCGTTTCGTGCTCCGCAAGGCGCTCGCCCACGGCCTCAAGGTCGTCATCGTCATCAACAAGATCGACCGTCCCAACGCCGACCCGGTCAAGATGTATGACAAGGTCCTCGAGCTCCTCATGGAACTCGAAGCCACCGAAGAGCAGTTCGATGCTCCCGTCGTTTACGGCTCCGGCCGCGATGGTTACATGATGTATAAACTCGGCGATGAGAAGAAGGACATGACCCCTCTCTTCCAGACGATCATCGATCACGTCCCGCCTCCGTTCGCCAAGCCCGAAGAGCCGTTCCACATGCTGGTCTCCAACATCGACTGGTCCGACTACGTCGGCCGTATCGCTGTCGGCAAGATCCTCGGCGGCGTCATCAAGGTTGGCGACCCGATGTTCGTCATCCGCCACAACGAACCCGGCAAGAAGGTCCGCACCAAGGTCACCAAGATTTTCGAGTTCACCGGTCTCGGTCAGCGCGAAGTCGAACAGGCCCACGCAGGTAACATCGTCGGTCTCGCCGGCTTCGAAGACGTCGACATCGGCGACACCCTCGATGTCCGTGAAGACGGCCACGCTCTTCCCTTCACCCAGATCGATCCGCCCACGCTGGAGATGCAGTTCTCCGTTAACGACGGCCCGCTCGTCGGTCAGGAAGGCAAGCTCGTCACCTCCCGCCAGATTCGTGAGCGTCTGATGCGCGAGCTGAAGACCAACGTCTCCATCTACATCGACGACGCCGAGCGCGCCGGCGTGTTCAACGTCAAGGCCCGCGGCACCATGCAGGTCGCCGTCCTCGTCGAGACCATGCGCCGCGAAGGCTTCGAAATGCTCGTCTCCCGCCCCACGGTGATCGAAAAGATCGTCGATGGCGCCCGCCATGAGCCTTACGAGACCGTCTGGGTCGAAGTTCCGGATGAGTGCGTCGGTTCCATCATGCAGAACCTTGCCAACCGCAAGGGTCAGCTGACCAACATGGAAAAGCTCACCGCCACCACCATGATCGAGGCCACCATCACGACCCGCGGCCTCATCGGCCTGGAAATCGACGTGATCAACGCCACCTCCGGCCGCGGTATCACGAGCCACTTGTTCAAGGAATATGGCCCGTATGCCGGTGAAGTGCTCACCCGTATGACCGGCGTCATCACCGCGACCGAAGCCGGCGAAACCACGACCTACGCCCTCTTGATGGTGCAGGAACGCGGCAAGCTGTTCATCGGACCCGGCGAGCAAGTGTTCGAAGGCATGATCGTCGGCGAGAATCCTCGTAACGAAGATATCTCCTGTAACGCCGTCCGCGAAAAGGCCCTCACGAACTTCCGTTCGCAGGGTTCGGGTGTCGCCACCGGCCTCATCCCCGCCGCCAAGATGTCCCTCGAGCGCGCGCTCGAATACATCGCTTCGGACGAGCTCCTCGAGGTCACGCCGAAGAACCTCCGCCTCCGCAAGCGCATCCTCAACACGGGCGAGCGCCTCAAGGCCAAGAAGTCGGGCAAGTAA
- a CDS encoding ExbD/TolR family protein — translation MLPGQFAAAPKRARIEIIPLIDVIFFLLATFVLFTLSLDKSGGLTVALPATETSQARVSEGAVTLTLSVDGTIAWDKQRVTLDDFIARLQAYKQTTPEPRILINGDEKASFSQARYVIDEVRKAGISRILIETRIRPAGS, via the coding sequence ATGCTCCCAGGACAGTTTGCCGCCGCGCCCAAGCGGGCTCGTATCGAGATCATTCCCCTCATCGACGTGATCTTCTTCCTGCTGGCTACGTTCGTCCTCTTCACGTTGTCGCTTGATAAGTCCGGTGGTCTGACGGTTGCCTTGCCCGCCACCGAGACCAGTCAGGCGCGCGTCTCGGAAGGCGCAGTCACGCTCACGTTGTCGGTCGACGGCACGATCGCCTGGGATAAGCAGCGCGTGACGCTCGACGACTTCATCGCCCGCCTGCAGGCCTACAAACAAACCACCCCCGAACCCCGCATTCTGATCAACGGTGATGAAAAGGCCTCGTTCTCCCAGGCGCGCTACGTGATCGACGAGGTCCGCAAGGCCGGCATCTCCAGAATTCTCATCGAAACCCGCATTCGTCCCGCCGGCTCTTAA
- a CDS encoding ABC transporter ATP-binding protein/permease, giving the protein MAVPPTFFSRLKTFWTLARPFWVSEEKKSAWVLLSAVITLTIAQNWIGIRLSYWNRSFFDTVQRGDYGYFVHLGGVMIALIFLSITFWLAEDYLFSSLKIRWRRWMTARFLDQWLGDRAHYLGQLDSAHGDNPDQRISEDIRSFVFTSLDLLMQLLSALIGFIAFVVILWTLSEGPPTPLGQQPPVNLPDKFMWLQPAYLTLWSAYETSMAFITSIPGHLVWFCFLYSWLGSWLVNKVGRPIIGLAYEQEKLEADFRFGLIRLRENSESTALIEGESAERRTLGAHFARIVGNFNARLIKQVHLNAFKAVYFRLSDSVPLLLSAPRFFAGTISLGQLTQLTGAFGRVQSCLNVFINSYETIAGWWAVTERLDGFVRGIEHAQELRATQSRIYSSGERGTQLVVSDLALFRPDGKPLLAPVNFTLTPGDSVLITGPSGCGKSTLLRALAGLWPYEQGFVHLPAPFRCMVMPQRPYLPIGTLRAAVCYPEPPEKFTDEAVRTALALAQVPSLAARIDEDAHWSQRLSGGEQQRVALARIFLLKPDWLFLDEATSAMDEAAEHAFYMSLRATLPNVSYLTIAHRSTLRAVHARHFSILTHEDGTHHLTEVNNAMANW; this is encoded by the coding sequence ATGGCCGTGCCCCCCACTTTTTTCTCCAGGCTTAAAACGTTCTGGACTCTCGCCCGGCCGTTCTGGGTTTCAGAGGAGAAGAAGTCCGCGTGGGTTTTGCTGTCGGCCGTCATCACGCTCACCATCGCGCAAAACTGGATCGGCATCCGTCTCTCGTATTGGAACCGCTCGTTCTTCGATACCGTCCAGCGTGGTGATTACGGTTATTTCGTCCACCTCGGTGGCGTGATGATCGCACTCATTTTTTTATCGATCACGTTCTGGCTGGCGGAGGACTACCTATTTTCTTCGCTGAAGATCCGCTGGCGCCGCTGGATGACGGCACGTTTTCTCGATCAGTGGCTGGGTGATCGCGCGCATTACCTCGGACAACTCGACTCGGCTCACGGCGACAATCCCGACCAACGCATCAGCGAAGATATCCGCAGCTTCGTCTTCACGTCGCTCGACCTGTTGATGCAGCTGCTCTCGGCACTGATCGGCTTCATCGCTTTCGTGGTCATCCTGTGGACCCTCTCCGAGGGACCGCCCACTCCGCTCGGCCAACAGCCGCCCGTGAATCTTCCCGATAAGTTCATGTGGCTTCAGCCCGCTTATCTCACGCTGTGGAGCGCCTACGAAACAAGCATGGCGTTCATCACGTCGATTCCCGGGCATCTCGTTTGGTTTTGTTTTCTCTACTCCTGGCTCGGCAGCTGGCTCGTAAACAAAGTCGGACGTCCGATCATCGGCCTCGCCTACGAACAGGAAAAACTCGAGGCCGACTTCCGCTTTGGTCTCATCCGTTTGCGCGAAAACAGCGAGAGCACCGCACTCATCGAAGGTGAATCCGCCGAGCGTCGGACGCTAGGCGCGCACTTCGCCCGCATCGTGGGCAACTTCAACGCGCGGCTCATCAAGCAGGTTCACTTAAACGCATTTAAGGCCGTCTATTTCCGTCTCTCCGACTCCGTCCCGCTGCTGCTCTCCGCACCACGTTTTTTCGCCGGCACCATTTCGCTCGGCCAGCTCACGCAGCTCACGGGCGCCTTCGGCCGCGTGCAAAGTTGTCTCAATGTTTTCATCAACAGCTATGAGACCATCGCCGGCTGGTGGGCGGTCACCGAACGTCTCGATGGTTTCGTGCGCGGCATCGAACACGCCCAGGAACTGCGTGCCACCCAGAGTCGTATCTACTCTTCCGGCGAGCGCGGGACCCAACTGGTCGTCAGCGACCTCGCCCTCTTCCGCCCCGACGGCAAGCCCTTGCTCGCTCCGGTCAACTTTACGCTTACCCCTGGCGACTCGGTGCTCATCACCGGCCCGTCCGGTTGCGGCAAGAGCACGCTCCTCCGCGCCCTCGCCGGCCTTTGGCCCTACGAACAAGGTTTCGTCCACCTGCCCGCGCCCTTTCGCTGCATGGTGATGCCGCAGCGCCCCTACCTGCCGATCGGCACGCTCCGGGCCGCCGTGTGCTATCCGGAACCGCCGGAAAAGTTCACCGACGAAGCCGTCCGCACCGCCCTCGCCTTAGCCCAAGTCCCTTCGCTCGCCGCCCGCATCGATGAGGACGCGCACTGGTCCCAACGTCTTTCCGGCGGTGAACAACAGCGTGTCGCCCTTGCCCGCATCTTTCTCCTCAAGCCGGACTGGCTCTTCCTTGACGAAGCCACCTCGGCCATGGATGAAGCCGCCGAGCACGCGTTTTACATGAGCCTGCGAGCCACGCTCCCGAACGTATCTTATCTAACCATCGCCCACCGAAGCACCTTGCGTGCAGTCCATGCGCGACATTTCAGCATTTTGACCCACGAAGATGGCACGCATCACCTCACTGAAGTGAACAACGCCATGGCAAACTGGTAG
- a CDS encoding energy transducer TonB, which translates to MKRDLIIGLIVALLIHGGLALGGDFLKGKPAPAPVDDSIPVVELAPLPPLEPETLDMPEPSSEGGGDLSDLVPPMQADTPAPTASTFTQQIQPPPPPGISRPATITLMHGRPGTGIGTGTGDGFKNIFDLASLDQLPAPRTPIRPVYPHEMSRAGINGEVSVGFIVDSEGSVRNAYVISSTNREFEPEALRAVSRAKFKPGRKNGTNVSTRNVQLTITFNISGN; encoded by the coding sequence ATGAAACGCGATCTCATTATTGGCCTGATTGTGGCGCTGCTCATTCACGGTGGCCTCGCGCTCGGCGGCGATTTTTTGAAGGGCAAACCCGCGCCCGCTCCGGTAGACGATAGCATCCCCGTCGTCGAACTCGCGCCGCTGCCTCCGCTCGAGCCCGAGACCCTCGACATGCCCGAGCCGTCCAGCGAAGGCGGCGGTGATCTATCCGATTTGGTGCCGCCCATGCAGGCCGATACGCCCGCGCCCACCGCCTCTACGTTCACGCAGCAGATCCAGCCACCACCTCCACCCGGCATCAGCCGTCCCGCCACCATCACCTTGATGCACGGCCGCCCCGGCACCGGTATTGGCACCGGCACGGGCGACGGTTTCAAAAACATCTTCGATCTTGCCTCTCTGGATCAGCTTCCGGCTCCACGCACGCCCATCCGTCCGGTGTATCCACACGAGATGAGCCGGGCCGGCATCAACGGCGAAGTGTCCGTCGGCTTCATCGTCGACTCCGAGGGCAGCGTGCGAAACGCCTATGTGATCAGCTCCACCAATCGTGAGTTTGAGCCCGAGGCCTTGCGCGCCGTCAGCCGCGCCAAGTTCAAACCCGGTCGCAAAAACGGCACCAACGTCAGCACCCGCAACGTGCAACTCACGATCACCTTTAATATCTCGGGCAACTGA